The following is a genomic window from Candidatus Desulfatibia profunda.
TGTAATTCCCGGAAGAACCGGAGCGCAGTTGCTGCCGGAAGACCTGGCTCTGCTTTCCGAAGAGTTTGATAATGTCAACACGGTGAAAGAGGCCACCGCCAGCCTCGAAAATATGAAAAGAACCCGCCAATGCTGCGGACCGGACTTTACAATTTTGTCCGGTGACGACGGAATGACCTTTGAGATGATGACAGACCCTCAGATCAAGGCGGCGGGCGTTATTTCGGTGGCATCAAACGTTGTTCCCGGGCCCGTAACTGAAATGGTTCGACTGCTTGAGAAGGGTGACCGGGAAAAAGCCAAAAACCTGATGACGGCGCTCGAGCCCCTTTTTAACCTGGTTACAGTCAAGACCATGGAAAAGACGCCGTTCGGCGAGGTCGTCTGCAGGGCCAGAAATCCATTGGCCTTTAAAACCCTGATGTCCATTCTGGGAATGCCCTCTGGAGGATGCCGTCAACCTCTGGGGAAAATGACGCAAAACGGACTCAACAAGGTCCTGGAAGGGGCCCGCAAGGTTCAGGCCAACAACCCGGAATTGTTCCAACCGATTGCAAAATTTTTTAATGTCGATATTGAAGAGCGCTTAAACACGCCTTCAATCTGGAAAGGGCTTTTCTACAAGGACTATTAGAATCTCGGGGAGGCTTTAAAGCGCCTGCCCAAGAGCGGGTCGCTTTTTTTGCATGCAACCTGTGCCAAGATAAAAAATCCTCTTTGCCCGCCAGGGCAAAGAGGATTTTTTTGTATTTCAAAGTGTTACGATGGCTGGTCGGCTTTTTTTCTGAACGTTGCCGCATCTTTTTTCAATGTAAAATCGCCGCCTTTGTACAGTACCCACTTGAGCCATTTTAAACCAAACTCTAACAGCCCAATGTCGTCATTCCGGATTTTTTCGACCGTTTCAGGATCAATCTCGTAGCGGTCTAAAAAAGAACTTTCAAAAACAAACGCCCTGAAGGTATCGATGTTGTAACTGGCCAAAAAAAACATCTTTTTGCTCTCTTCGGTGAGCTTGAGATTTGGTGGAAACGATCTTTTTCTCACCACCAGATCGGTCCACTCGGCATTGATGTCATCATGGATATCAACCCCTTGATCCTTGCGCCACTCCAGGACGGTCCATTCCCGTTCTTCTTCAAAACCCAGGCAATGCGGTTCGTTTACAAAAAAATAGAACTCCCCCTCGCTGGAACCGGCTTTGTGGCTTAATGACGCTACCCCCAGAGGATAATATCGGCACGTTGTGGGGCGGTCTTCGTAAACGACGCACCCTTCTTCTTTGACAAAAGGACATGATTTGAGATCGTCATCCATTAGCCTCAGGGTAACCATCGGCAGGTCTGTTTTTTCCAGCAACTCGGGAACCGTGTACACTGCCAGGAATTCTTCGGATGACATCTGCAAGCGTCTTTTGAGCCGGATAATGTCATAGGGCGTCAATACGATACTAATATCCCGGCAGCATTTGGTGTAACAACTTACGCCTTTATGGCACTTAAACGTGAATTTGCTTTCGGGTCCGACTCTGACCGTTGATATGTGCGCCATTCGATCGGTTGTTGTCATTGAATTCATTTCCTTTCTTTTACGATAATATTGCTGGGCCTTTCATAGCCAACTCCAAAAACAATGTCAATATAAGCCTTGATTTCACTGCTGTAACTGCGCTATCAACATAAAGTTATCTTTTAACGGATGTCTTTTGCCAATACCGGTTGCCCGGGCCTTAACCCGGATTTTTCACGAGCTTGAGACATTCATTTGCATGGTTAAATGACCAAATTGATCTGCTCGCAATTTAAAACCGGACGTCGTTTTGTAGGGCGACTTCCTTATGGTCAGGATTTGATCCGGTCCATTGAGGACTTCTGTAAAGCGCTCTCCGTCCAAATGGCAACGTTCTCGGTGATCGGTGCGGTTTCGTCTGTTACCTTGGGCGCCTATGATCAAAAACAACAGGTTTTTGTCACCGATCACAAAGAAGCTCCTTTTGAAATCGTAAGCTGCATCGGCAATATTTCTCTAAAAGACGGAACACCAACGGTGCATGCCCACATTGTTCTGGCCGACTTGCAGGGAAAAATCCGTGGCGGACATCTTTTTTCAGAAACCATACTTTTTACCGGAGAAATCGAACTTCTGGAATTAACCGGCAAGCCCCTGGAAAGAACCTATGACGATACCACCGGGCTAATGCTTTGGAAGGTATCNNNNNNNNNNNNNNNNNNNNNNNNNNNNNNNNNNNNNNNNNNNNNNNNNNNNNNNNNNNNNNNNNNNNNNNNNNNNNNNNNNNNNNNNNNNNNNNNNNNNNNNNNNNNNNNNNNNNNNNNNNNNNNNNNNNNNNNNNNNNNNNNNNNNNNNNNNNNNNNNNNNNNNNNNNNNNNNNNNNNNNNNNNNNNNNNNNNNNAACAAATTCTTGCCGGAGAAACCGGCCTGATCTCAGGTAGAGAGATCGAACCTGTGGCTGCCGCTGAGGTTGAAGATGCAAGCCGTATCAAGAGATATGCCGCCGCCGGCAAACAGGCATTAAACCAGACCGTCACGATAAAACTTAACGGCGGCCTCGGCACAAGTATGGGGCTTACCGGGGCCAAGTCTCTTCTGGAAGTAAAAAACGGCGCAACGTTTCTTGAAATGATGCTGATGCAAGCCGCAAGGTCCGAGGTAAAGCTGGCGCTGATGAACAGTTACAGCACCCACGACGACACCATGGCCGCCCTGGCGAAGATGAAGCCCTCCGAGGTTCCCCTGGTGTTTCTTCAAAACAAATTTCCCAAGATCCTGCGAAAAGACCTGTCGCCGGCAGCCTGGCCCCAAAATCCAACCCTGGAATGGAACCCCCCGGGGCACGGCGATATATACTCGGCCATATATACATCCGGAAGGCTAAAACACCTCCTTGATAAAGGCATAGCCTATGCGTTCATTTCCAACTCGGATAACCTTGGAGCAACCATGGATACAGCCCTCTTGGGTTATTTTTCCGAACACAACTTTCCCTTTATGATGGAGGTTGCCAGACGAACTCCGGCAGATGTCAAAGGCGGACATATTGCCAGGCATAAAGACGGGCGCTTGATCCTGCGTGAGGCGGCCCAATGTCCGCAAGATGAAATCGATGCCTTCCGGGACATTCATCTTTACGGATTTTTCAACACCAACAACATCTGGATAAATCTAAAAGTACTTGAAGATCTTATAGAAAAATATGGGGTCGTCAAACTTCCCATGATTAGAAACCCTAAAACCCTCGACCCCAGGGACGAAAACAGTCCTGAAGTCTACCAGGTCGAGGCCGCTATGGGCGCCGCCATATCTTTGTTTGAAGGTGCCACCGTAATACAAATACCGGACTTTCGGTTTTTTCCCGTAAAAAAATGCAACGATCTTTTAGCCATTCGATCCGACCGTTTTGTTTTTTCAAAAGAAAAAACCCTTTCAATCAATCCGGCGGTACGTTACGAGAGAATAGAAATCGATTTAGATCCCACATATTATGGCAAGGTCGATCTGTTTAATCAAAGGTTCAGCGAGCAGGTTCCGTCCCTGATCGAATGTGAGTCGCTTAAAATTCGAGGAGATGTGCGCTTTGAAAGCGGCGTGAAAATTAAAGGGCGGGTGGTTATCAAAAACAGCAGCAGCAAACAGGCGCTCGTCAAAGAAGGAACGGTCATTGATGACAACCTGATCTTTGGTTAAGCAAGACCTTTGAAAAACGTTTATTTTCCAAAGGTCTCCACGCTTGAACGGCTATCTTTTTTCATACATGGAATAATACCCCAGCACCTTCTTCACAAAATCCTCCGTCTCTTTAATGGGCGGAATGCCTTGATGACGTTCAACAATATTGGGTCCGGCATTGTAGGCGGCAAGCGCCAGGGACAGCTCTCCGTTAAAGCGTTCAATAAGCTGTTTTAAATATCGCGCACCTCCCATGATGTTTTCCCACGGATCAAAAGGATCCTTTATCCGAAGGAGCCTGATGTTCTCTGGCATTATTTGCATCAACCCCTTAGCGCCGGCATTTGAAATCGCCCGGTGGTCGAAATCCGACTCCGTCTTGATCAGCGCTTTAAGGAGAGAAAAGGAGACTCCGTGTCTTTGGGACGCACCGGTTATCATGTGGTCGTACTGGTTGGAGGTATATAAATTCAAAGACCGGGAAGGCTTTTCCTTGATATAGACTTTATACTTGGCAGAGGTAGGTACATTGGTGAAATGAAGCACCCCCTGGCTGTCGATATATGCATATATATCCGCACTGAGTGGCCGAACCGCCAAAAACAGCAACACCATCGCAGACAGAAACACGATTTTAACATATTTCTTTCTGCCCGGCACGACTGTTTGATAGCTGCTGGCCCGAACCTTCATTTTCACAAAACAAAAAACCCTTAATGAGACCTGCGTGTTATTGTTCGCGCGCGGCGACCTGTTTGCTTTCTTATAGCTTTATTTCAATTAGAACTCAAGAGATTAGATAAATGGCGGCTGGATCTGTTTTTTTATTTACAGACATTGATCCGGTCAGGTATGATATGATCGCTAGGCTTAAGCAGCTAAAAGGATGTTAAAAAACATGCGCTTCAAAACTGCGGATAAAATATATTATCCCGTTTTTATATGGTTTCTGTTGCTTGCTTTGATTGTATCCTGTGAAAACAATTCAAACCGGCAGGCTCAAGCCCTTGTCGCGAAACCGGCAATTCCGATTATAAAAAACAAGGCCCATTTCAAACAGATTGTCGAAAATTCGGACGAGCGTCTTTTGATGATTGAATTTTACGCCGACTGGTGCCCCCCCTGTAAGGAGCTTGCACCGGTTCTTGAGGAAATCGCCAAAGAAAACAAAGGTCATGTCAATATCTACAAAATCAACACCGATGAAAACCGTGACCTTGCCTATACCTTCCGCGTGACCGGTATTCCTCATGTCGTGTTCATCAAAAACAAGGAGAGCGTTTTCTCCCTGAGCGGATTATATCCTAAAAAAATGTATTTAAACGTTATCAGTCGCTTTTCAACGGTCCTCACCGATAAAAAGCCGGCCGCACCCGATGGCGCCACCTGATCAACAACATCCGGAAGCGCTATTGTCTAAACATCGTCGACGGATAAAACGGGAACTGGTAACTTCCCAACAAAGGATGGCTGCGGTGGGAACAAAACGATACGATGGTCACATTTGTTGCAGGATATTCTTGACGGCATTGCCATCGGCTGCTGCTCCGAAATGCTTCATTATCTGACCCATGGCTTGCATCTTGTTTTTTAGTTTGGAAAAATCGACATGTTGCTCAATCCAGCTTCTGATTTCTGCTTCCGTTGCCATTTTGGGCAAATAGTTTTCAATGATAATTATAAACTCGGAGTCCGCCCTCGCACCTTTTATTTCCAGGACTTCTTTTTCAGCCTTGATTAACTTTCTCAAAATTTTGACGGCATCTTCGTCTGAAAGCTCTTTTTTTTCGAGCCTGCCAAACTCGCCCAGAATAACACGAAGGGTGCTCTTTTTCTCTTCATCTTTGGCTTTTATGGCAGCAGCTAAATCTTTTTTAATTCGTTCCTGAAGTTTCATTTTTTCATATTTCATTTTTTCAAAAAATTTTTACTGTGTCCCCCTTCGTTAGCGGGCACCTCAACTATTTTCACCTGAAATAGTACGTTTATCTTTTAACGCCGTCAACCAGCAAATGACCGTTTTCCCTAATCGCTTTCAGTTGGTCGCACACCAAACGATCTGTTGGAAATGCCATTTCTTCCGGTAAATTATCCAGCGGAAAAAACCTTGCTTCACTGGCATCGGAACCGGCTTTAAGCTTACCGCCGGTATGGCGTCCCCAAAACCATATTCCTACGGTTTGTTTTTCCGAATCATGAAAATTTGAATTTCATAACCTGACCAACCTTAACCTTTTTTTGGGGTTGTAAAATAGCAGCTTTAGAATGA
Proteins encoded in this region:
- the dapA gene encoding 4-hydroxy-tetrahydrodipicolinate synthase, coding for MLAGCFTAIVTPFKKDAVDYEGLGKLAEFQIANGITGILAVGTTGESPVLTWNEHNRVIESVAEKTSGKCICIAGAGSNNTKESLAGAKHAVDVGADAVLLVDPYYNGPSSLEIRREYVAPVAGACPGIEIIPYVIPGRTGAQLLPEDLALLSEEFDNVNTVKEATASLENMKRTRQCCGPDFTILSGDDGMTFEMMTDPQIKAAGVISVASNVVPGPVTEMVRLLEKGDREKAKNLMTALEPLFNLVTVKTMEKTPFGEVVCRARNPLAFKTLMSILGMPSGGCRQPLGKMTQNGLNKVLEGARKVQANNPELFQPIAKFFNVDIEERLNTPSIWKGLFYKDY
- a CDS encoding YkgJ family cysteine cluster protein, giving the protein MTTTDRMAHISTVRVGPESKFTFKCHKGVSCYTKCCRDISIVLTPYDIIRLKRRLQMSSEEFLAVYTVPELLEKTDLPMVTLRLMDDDLKSCPFVKEEGCVVYEDRPTTCRYYPLGVASLSHKAGSSEGEFYFFVNEPHCLGFEEEREWTVLEWRKDQGVDIHDDINAEWTDLVVRKRSFPPNLKLTEESKKMFFLASYNIDTFRAFVFESSFLDRYEIDPETVEKIRNDDIGLLEFGLKWLKWVLYKGGDFTLKKDAATFRKKADQPS
- a CDS encoding DNA-binding protein — translated: MTKLICSQFKTGRRFVGRLPYGQDLIRSIEDFCKALSVQMATFSVIGAVSSVTLGAYDQKQQVFVTDHKEAPFEIVSCIGNISLKDGTPTVHAHIVLADLQGKIRGGHLFSETILFTGEIELLELTGKPLERTYDDTTGLMLWKVS
- a CDS encoding UTP--glucose-1-phosphate uridylyltransferase; translated protein: QILAGETGLISGREIEPVAAAEVEDASRIKRYAAAGKQALNQTVTIKLNGGLGTSMGLTGAKSLLEVKNGATFLEMMLMQAARSEVKLALMNSYSTHDDTMAALAKMKPSEVPLVFLQNKFPKILRKDLSPAAWPQNPTLEWNPPGHGDIYSAIYTSGRLKHLLDKGIAYAFISNSDNLGATMDTALLGYFSEHNFPFMMEVARRTPADVKGGHIARHKDGRLILREAAQCPQDEIDAFRDIHLYGFFNTNNIWINLKVLEDLIEKYGVVKLPMIRNPKTLDPRDENSPEVYQVEAAMGAAISLFEGATVIQIPDFRFFPVKKCNDLLAIRSDRFVFSKEKTLSINPAVRYERIEIDLDPTYYGKVDLFNQRFSEQVPSLIECESLKIRGDVRFESGVKIKGRVVIKNSSSKQALVKEGTVIDDNLIFG
- a CDS encoding lytic transglycosylase domain-containing protein; the encoded protein is MVLLFLAVRPLSADIYAYIDSQGVLHFTNVPTSAKYKVYIKEKPSRSLNLYTSNQYDHMITGASQRHGVSFSLLKALIKTESDFDHRAISNAGAKGLMQIMPENIRLLRIKDPFDPWENIMGGARYLKQLIERFNGELSLALAAYNAGPNIVERHQGIPPIKETEDFVKKVLGYYSMYEKR
- a CDS encoding thioredoxin family protein; this translates as MRFKTADKIYYPVFIWFLLLALIVSCENNSNRQAQALVAKPAIPIIKNKAHFKQIVENSDERLLMIEFYADWCPPCKELAPVLEEIAKENKGHVNIYKINTDENRDLAYTFRVTGIPHVVFIKNKESVFSLSGLYPKKMYLNVISRFSTVLTDKKPAAPDGAT
- a CDS encoding GatB/YqeY domain-containing protein, producing the protein MKLQERIKKDLAAAIKAKDEEKKSTLRVILGEFGRLEKKELSDEDAVKILRKLIKAEKEVLEIKGARADSEFIIIIENYLPKMATEAEIRSWIEQHVDFSKLKNKMQAMGQIMKHFGAAADGNAVKNILQQM